The following coding sequences lie in one Mucilaginibacter sp. KACC 22773 genomic window:
- a CDS encoding nuclear transport factor 2 family protein: protein MPRLFFRIFFSVMFALAGSFSAKAQSAVFRPKDAALFKTIVHMDSVMFDAFNNRNLDVMKGLFTADVEFYNDGKGLTGYDGTMAGFKGIFENKQAADLRRDLLPESLEVYPMPGFGAIEMGTHRFTHTENGKPVIGIMKFVHVWQLKNGQWKVSRVVSVGH from the coding sequence ATGCCCCGTTTATTTTTCCGCATATTTTTTTCGGTAATGTTTGCCCTCGCGGGCAGTTTTAGCGCTAAGGCCCAATCTGCTGTTTTTAGGCCTAAGGATGCCGCATTGTTTAAAACTATTGTACATATGGATAGTGTAATGTTTGATGCCTTTAATAACCGCAACCTGGATGTGATGAAGGGCTTATTTACTGCCGATGTGGAGTTTTATAATGATGGCAAGGGCCTTACCGGTTATGATGGCACTATGGCCGGCTTTAAGGGTATTTTTGAAAACAAACAAGCCGCCGACCTACGCCGCGACCTGCTGCCCGAAAGCCTGGAGGTGTATCCCATGCCTGGTTTCGGCGCTATTGAAATGGGCACTCACCGTTTTACCCATACCGAAAACGGTAAGCCGGTAATTGGCATAATGAAGTTTGTACACGTTTGGCAGTTAAAAAACGGCCAATGGAAGGTTAGCCGGGTTGTGAGCGTTGGGCATTGA